Proteins co-encoded in one Brassica oleracea var. oleracea cultivar TO1000 chromosome C4, BOL, whole genome shotgun sequence genomic window:
- the LOC106339868 gene encoding uncharacterized protein LOC106339868 yields the protein MTQMLSILRRNLQNLRKSPRVADETEMASTTQGAGVVAHNERRDGANAVMMRFPFSIISCFAVPRVSGTDGLWMSGDYASVSEVNHLMASDGMRYAILM from the coding sequence ATGACGCAGATGCTTTCCATACTCCGCCGCAACCTCCAAAACCTTCGTAAGAGCCCACGCGTAGCTGACGAGACTGAGATGGCTTCGACGACACAAGGAGCAGGAGTAGTAGCTCATAACGAAAGACGAGACGGGGCTAACGCCGTTATGATGCGATTCCCTTTCTCGATCATTTCGTGCTTTGCCGTGCCACGTGTCAGCGGGACAGATGGACTATGGATGTCTGGAGATTATGCCAGCGTCTCAGAGGTTAACCATCTCATGGCTAGTGATGGCATGAGATACGCCATTTTAATGTAA